The genomic stretch CCCCTGCCACATGACCAAATTACCTTTTGTCGACACCTTATTAATGGCTAAACTCTTAACTTTTTTACTCGAAACAGCCTTCAAGGATACTTTGGGAATCCATGCGCTGTTTACGCTATAGGTTTTGGCTACCAGCCCGTTTTTGGGTTTGTCCACTACCATGGACGGGACCAGTGCTTCATCATATGGTCGGGGAGCTTGCTTGTCGATGATTCGATTACGTAGTACTGTTGCTTTGAAGGTGGTCTGCAAGGCCTCATTATCGGCCGCAAGATCATTTCCCTGCTGAGGATCTTTGGTCACCTCATAAATCTCAAAGTCATCCCCATGCCCTTTTATATTGTAGCGGACTCCTACCATATTTCCCTGTCTAAGCATCTGCATCTGTCCACGCTTTTTTCCTTGATGTGCCTCCAGAAATTCTGCATATTCCGGTACTTTTCCTCCCTGTGCATATTCCACATAAATCTGGCTTGCCTCCTGTTTTCCCTTTCCGGTCAAAGACGGCAACAACGAAACACCATCGGTCCTGATCGGCACAGGAGCTCCTGCGGCATCAGCAAAAGTCGCCATCCAATCGTATGAAATACTGGGTGAATTCACCACGGTGCCCGCTTTGATGTGCTCCGGCCAGTGGGCGATGGTGGCCGTTCTAAGCCCTCCCTCATATACATCACGTTTTATACCATCAAAATAAGCGAAGTTGTTAAAAAACTCGGGCGTATACGCTACATATTCCTGTGGTAGATAAGATTCCCTGGAAGGTCCATTGTCAGAAGTAAACACCACTAGGGTATTTTCAGAAATCTCTAAATCCTCCAACAGGTTCATCAAATCCCCCACCTGATCATCTATCCTTCTATTAACGGTCGCATAGCGCTTATAGGTGTCCGGCCAGGGCACCTCCACGGTGGATGGATCTTTGTCATGATCATAGGTAGCTTCTGCAAATTCGGGATAGATAAAGGAATCTACTTCTCCTGTAGCGGTATTGATCATGTTCCCTTCAGTCCCTAGCCACTGGACGCCGCCGTTCAGTCCCCCACCATCAGGATAACCCTGTGTAGGCAGTTCTATCACTGCATGCGGGGTATCATATGCCAAATACATAAAAAATGGTTGCTGGGAATTTTTCTCTTGGTGTTTGATGATATAATCCTTTGCCCTCGCAGTAAACAGAT from Echinicola soli encodes the following:
- a CDS encoding sulfatase-like hydrolase/transferase; its protein translation is MRSFFLFLIVLSKLILPAKGQPEQQPNIIFILVDDLGYGDIGVFFQNERKGRNDRSEPWIMTPHLDNMAQEGAMMTDHYTAAPVCAPSRASILMGVNQGHAHVRDNQFDKEIGENHTMADVLKAAGYATVAVGKWGLQGKGEGPDWPTHPLKVGFDQYFGYIRHGDGHEHYPVEGVYRGSKEVYHNYEIVEGLDKCYTGDLFTARAKDYIIKHQEKNSQQPFFMYLAYDTPHAVIELPTQGYPDGGGLNGGVQWLGTEGNMINTATGEVDSFIYPEFAEATYDHDKDPSTVEVPWPDTYKRYATVNRRIDDQVGDLMNLLEDLEISENTLVVFTSDNGPSRESYLPQEYVAYTPEFFNNFAYFDGIKRDVYEGGLRTATIAHWPEHIKAGTVVNSPSISYDWMATFADAAGAPVPIRTDGVSLLPSLTGKGKQEASQIYVEYAQGGKVPEYAEFLEAHQGKKRGQMQMLRQGNMVGVRYNIKGHGDDFEIYEVTKDPQQGNDLAADNEALQTTFKATVLRNRIIDKQAPRPYDEALVPSMVVDKPKNGLVAKTYSVNSAWIPKVSLKAVSSKKVKSLAINKVSTKGNLVMWQGYLAVPEDGKYTFSADRGRSHFFMRIHDIGVLDGNYATDHSPEGTVHLQKGLHPVKIYYLKETRNTPLNLFWTDADGNKQEIPAGAWYR